The genome window ATCTGGCCACGATGTCGGGGATGTATATGGAAAAAGAGATGTACCGCATTGAGCAGTCTGTAAAAAACTGGTTCAGGGAATTACTGGAAATTTTATTTCAGGCAGCTGCTCTGGTGATTGACACTATACGTACATTCTTTCTGATTGTATTATCTATACTCGGACCAATTGCTTTTGCAATATCGGTCTGGGATGGTTTTCAATCGACACTTACGCAATGGCTTACACGATATGTCAGTGTGTATTTATGGTTACCCGTAGCCGACCTCTTCAGCTCTATGCTTGCCAAGATACAATCCCTGATTATTGAAAGGGATATCGAAATGCTTGCTGACCCTACTTTTATTCCCGACACCTCAAATACCGTTTATGTAATTTTTATGATCATTGGCATTGTGGGATATTTTACCATCCCGACCGTGACAGGCTGGATTATTCAGGCTGGTGGCGCAGGAAACTTTACCCGTAATGTGAACCAAGCCGCAATGAAAGCAGGAAATATTGCTGGAGCTGGGGCAGGTTCGGCAGCAGGAAATATCGGCGGACAGTTACTCAAATAATGTAAAACTATTAATCAGTAAAAAATGGAATTTAAAACGCTAAGAAATATCGAAAACAGTTTTCTCCAAATTAGGCTGTATGCCCTTGTATTTACCGTTCTCTGTACCAGTGTTGCAGGATATGCCGTTTGGCAATCCTACCGCTTTGCAGAAGAACAACGCCAAAAGATCTATGTACTGGATAATGGCAAATCATTGATGCTGGCACTTGCACAGGATGCATCCATCAACCGACCAGTTGAAGCAAGGGAACACGTAAGACGTTTTCACGAACTGTTTTTTACGCTGGCTCCTGATAAAAATGCTATCGAAAGCAATATGAGCCGGGCGTTTAACCTTGCCGATAAAAGTGCTTTTGATTATTACAAAGACCTTTCGGAAAAAGGATATTACAACCGTATTATATCGGGGAATGTACAGCAGCGTATCGAAGTGGATAGCGTGGTTTGCAATTTCGACAAGTATCCCTATGCGGTACATACGTATGCTAAACAGTTTATTATCCGTTCCAGTAATGTAACCAAACGTAATCTGGTAACTTCCTGCTATCTGGTCAATTCCGTCCGTTCGGATAATAACCCGCAGGGCTTCAATATCGAAAAATTTTCGGTGGTCGAAAACAAGGATATTGAAGTTATTGAACGCTAAAAATAAGAGTATGGAAACATTTTCAGATTTAAACACCTTCGCTATAACCCTTACCGAAAAAGGATATAGCGGTTATTTCCACACTCAGGGCGCGTATCCCGGAAAGCTAAAAGACAGTATTTGTGAATATCTCGAAAGTTGCCAAAAGGATGCCGACAATTTGCCTAAACAGGAATTGTTGCTGACAAGCTATCTGCAATGGTCAGGAGAAGATAAGCCTCGTGTAGAATGCAATATGTGGGTAAAATACCTGAACGGCAAATTCTCTCTCAACAGAATGGAGGTAGCAAAAAAAGATGGCTTCGGACAACTGATGAAAAAATCAACTTTGACAGACCTTTCTATACTATCCGTACCCAAAGCAATTGCTTCAATCGCTTTGGTTAGTGAAGAGCCGAAGCAGGAGGCAGAAAAAAGTCCAAAGCGTTTCAAGCTATAACAAAAAGAAATTTGAAGGCTATGAAAAAATTAAGAACAACTATGGACAGGTACTTTGACAAGCTGGATGAACGTTGGCGGGTATTGCCAATACAAAAACAGCATCAATGTATGCTGTACTTCTTTGTGGGCTATCTGCTACTTACTGCAGGGGTCATTGGCAAAGTATGGTATGAAACTTCAAAGTCCCGTAACGATATAGGCATTGAGCATATCGAGAACCCCATCCACAAAAAAAATGAAAGTCCTACAAAATTGCAGGATACATTAACAACAATT of Flavobacterium marginilacus contains these proteins:
- the traJ gene encoding conjugative transposon protein TraJ, producing MESDNLHEVLRSLYDEMLPLSADMAAVAKGVAGLGALFYVAIKVWQALSRAEPIDVYPLLRPFALGLCIMFFPTMVLGTINAILSPIVQGTHAILENQVLDLNDLQTKKDLLEREAMLRNPENAYLVSDEEFDKKLEELGWSPSDLATMSGMYMEKEMYRIEQSVKNWFRELLEILFQAAALVIDTIRTFFLIVLSILGPIAFAISVWDGFQSTLTQWLTRYVSVYLWLPVADLFSSMLAKIQSLIIERDIEMLADPTFIPDTSNTVYVIFMIIGIVGYFTIPTVTGWIIQAGGAGNFTRNVNQAAMKAGNIAGAGAGSAAGNIGGQLLK
- the traK gene encoding conjugative transposon protein TraK → MEFKTLRNIENSFLQIRLYALVFTVLCTSVAGYAVWQSYRFAEEQRQKIYVLDNGKSLMLALAQDASINRPVEAREHVRRFHELFFTLAPDKNAIESNMSRAFNLADKSAFDYYKDLSEKGYYNRIISGNVQQRIEVDSVVCNFDKYPYAVHTYAKQFIIRSSNVTKRNLVTSCYLVNSVRSDNNPQGFNIEKFSVVENKDIEVIER